In Massilia sp. METH4, the genomic window GCGGGCGCGGACGCCTGCGCGACCGTGCGCGGCACGGCGCGGCGCTCGCGCAGCGCGCCTTCCTGCGGTGGAACGCGGCGGCGTTCGGCGACCGACTCGTTCATCGGCAGCGGCAGGCGCGCGTATGGGCCGTCGGGCGGTGCTCCATCCTTGCGCAGCGCGAAGGCCTGGCGGTAGGGCAGCGTCGTGAAGCCGTTCTGCACGAAGGACGGTACTTCGGCGTAGCCCGCCAGCAGCACGCCGTCGTCGGCCAGCAGGGCGGCAAGCCGCGCGATCGCGGCGGCCGTGGTGGGCGCATCGAAATAAATCAGCAGGTTGCGGCAAAAGATCACGTCGTAGCTGCGCGGCGGCGCCAGGTCGCTCGTCAGCAGGTTGCCCTGGCGGAAGCGCACGCGGCGGCGCAAGGCGGGATCGATACGGTACAGGTTATCCCCTTCATGCGTGAAGTGGCGGTCGCGAAAGCCGAGATCCTTGCCGCGAAACGCGTTGCGGCCGTACAGCCCCTCCTGGGCACGCGCAATGCAGGCAGTGGACAGGTCGACGGCATCGATCGCGAATGCCGCCGGCGACACGCCGGCATCGACCAGCGCCATCGCCAGCGTGTACGGCTCTTCGCCGCCGGCACAGGGGATCGACAGCATGCGCAGCAGCTGCCGCTCACCGGCCGCCAGCCGCCGCTGCGTGTACGCCGCGGCCACGGCGAACGCCTGCGGGTCGCGGAACAGCCACGATTCCGGCACCACCACCAGCTCGACCAGCGCGGCAAGCTCCGTGTCGTCGACGGTTTTCTCGTACTCCGCGCGGTCGGCGATGCCGTTGGCGCCCATCCGGCTGCGCACCGCCCGCTCGACGGTTTCAGGGCCGAGATTCAGCCCCGTGGCCGCGCGCAGCCGCTGCAGCGTGTTCATGGCGGCGGGTCCTGGAACAGCAGGGCGCGCAGCGTGTCCGGCAGCATGCGGTCCGGCTCGACCAGTTGCACGATGCCGTGCATGTCGCTGGCCACCCGGCCGAGGAAGGGGGCGGCCAGCACTCCGGCCGGTGCCAGCGCGGCATCGGCCACGTCCTGAACGCCCTGTACGCGCTCCATCACCAGGCCAAGCGGATGCACGACGCCGGCTGACGCGGTGTAATCGACCAGCACGATGCGCGTGTCGGCCCGCCGCGCGGCGCCATCCCGGCCGGCGAGGCGGCTGACATCGATCACCGGAATGCTGCTGCCGTGCAGGTTCATCAGCCCGGCCACCTGGTCCGGCGCGCCTGGCACGGCCTTCAGCGTCATTAGCGGCAGCACGCGCCGGATGCATGCGAGCGGAAGGCCGTAGCGGTCAGCGCCGATGTGAAAGACCAGGACCTTCATGGCCGGCAGTTCAGACGTTGACCGCGAACGTGGCCACGGAGGTCTGCAGGTCGCTGGCTGCGTATTGCAGCTGGTGCACGGCCTCGCTGGTGGCCTTCAGCGATTCCACCGTCTGCTGGGTCGCGTCGTTCAGCTGCATCATCGTTTCCGAGATCTGCTGCGCGCCCACGGCTTGCGCTTGCATGCCCTGCAGGACCGCGTCGAACTGAGGCGCGAGCTTGCGCACCTGGTCCATCATGCTGGAGAGGTGTTCGGTCACGGCACGCACCTCGCCCACGTTGCGGCGTATCTCCTCGGAGAACTTGTCCATGCCCATCACGCTGGCCGACACGGCGGACTGCATTTCCTTGAGCATCTGTTCGATATCCCAGGTCGACACCGAGGTCTGGTCCGCCAGGCGGCGGATCTCGGTGGCGACGACGGCAAAGCCGCGGCCCGCCTCGCCGGCCTTCTCGGCCTCGATCGCGGCATTGAGCGACAGGATATTGGTCTGGTCCGCCACCTTGGTGATCGTGGTCAGCACGCTGTTGATGTTCGACGCCTTCTCGGACAACGCGGCCAGCTTGGCATTGATCGAATCGGTGGCCGAGACCATGTTCTGCAT contains:
- a CDS encoding protein-glutamate O-methyltransferase CheR, which translates into the protein MNTLQRLRAATGLNLGPETVERAVRSRMGANGIADRAEYEKTVDDTELAALVELVVVPESWLFRDPQAFAVAAAYTQRRLAAGERQLLRMLSIPCAGGEEPYTLAMALVDAGVSPAAFAIDAVDLSTACIARAQEGLYGRNAFRGKDLGFRDRHFTHEGDNLYRIDPALRRRVRFRQGNLLTSDLAPPRSYDVIFCRNLLIYFDAPTTAAAIARLAALLADDGVLLAGYAEVPSFVQNGFTTLPYRQAFALRKDGAPPDGPYARLPLPMNESVAERRRVPPQEGALRERRAVPRTVAQASAPAPAPSVAPAPRPARTAPPPPATAGAVRAAPLEEAARLADLGQRPEAEAICRALVAREPDNAGAWFLLGLLTEDAAPQEAQAHLRRCIYLEPDHYEALCHLALLAGRQGDTAVQDNLRERAARVWRRRQANVGGDRARAQS
- a CDS encoding chemotaxis protein CheW, producing MKVLVFHIGADRYGLPLACIRRVLPLMTLKAVPGAPDQVAGLMNLHGSSIPVIDVSRLAGRDGAARRADTRIVLVDYTASAGVVHPLGLVMERVQGVQDVADAALAPAGVLAAPFLGRVASDMHGIVQLVEPDRMLPDTLRALLFQDPPP